The genome window CCGTGAGGGCCGCACCGATGCGGCGCTCGCTCTCACCGCCCGAGTAGCCGTTGGACGTGTCGACGAACCGGATGTCGCTGCCGAGCGCCTCCCGCACGGTGTCGATGCCGCGCTCGGGCGACACGTCGTGCCCGTAGTTCTCCGGCATGCTGCCGAGCGGGCTGCCGCCGAGCGCGAGCGCGCTCACGGTCAGGCCCGTCCCGGGCAACGGGCGCATCCAGCCCGACCCTCCCGGCACGTGACGTGCGGTCATGCGTCGCTCCTGACGTCGGCGTCCTGGGGTCGCGGTCCCTCGCTCAACCGACCAGGAACGCCTCGAGCAGCGGACCGGCCGTCGTCGAACCGTAGTCCCCCTCGCCGACGAACAGCGCCACCGCCAGGTCGCCGTGCACGGCGATCATCCAGGCGTGGTTGCGCAGGTCCGCGTCCTGGCCGAACTGCGCGGTGCCGGTCTTGGCGAGCACGGGCTCGCCCGGCACGTCGGACAGGAAGCCGGCCCCGCCCTCCGTGACGACGGCCCGCATCATCGCCTGCAGGGCCGCGGCCTCCTCGGCCGTGAGCGGCGACGCGGGCGGCAGGTCCTCGGCGTCCGTCGCCTCGTCCGTCGCCTCGTCCGTCGCCGCGGCGTCGTCCGTGCCCGCCCCGGCCGCCGGCGTCACCAGGTACGGGACGACCGTGCGCGAGGCCCCGACCGACGCGGCGACCGTCGCCATGCCGAGCGGCGAGGCGAGCACCTCGCCCTGCCCGATGACCGACGCCGCGTGCGCCGTGGACGTGGCGTCGTCCGGCACGGTCCCGAGGAAGGCCGGGAACCCGAGGTCGACCGCCGGCTCGAGGCCGAGCGAGCGCGCCGCGCCGAGCAGCGCGCCGTCGCCCGCGAGTTCCCGGGCGCCGATGAAGGCCGTGTTGCAGGAGTTGGCGAACGCCGTCCGGAACGGCACGTCACCGAGGGCCGCGGCCGGGTAGCCGGGGAAGTTCTGGAACGTGCGCCCGTCGACCGTGATCGACGGCAGGCAGCTCACCGCGGCGTCGGGCGTCAGCCCGCCGCGCAGGTACGCGAGCGCGCTGACCACCTTGAACGTCGACCCCGGGGCGTACTGCCCGACGGTCGCGGTGGACAGGCCCTCGCTGCCCGGCCCGCTCGCGGCGGCGAGCACCTCACCCGTCGACGGCCGCAGCGCGACGACCGCGGACGCCGGCGCGACGCCCGCGAGCACCTGCTCGGCGCGCTGCTGCAGCGTCGGGTCGAGGGTCGTGCGCAGCGGCTCGCCCGCGACCGGCGGGACGTCGAGCAGGACGCGCTCGGCACCCGTCTCCTGCGCCTCGGCCGACACGACGACGCCCGGGGTGCCGCGCAGCTGGGCGTCGTACTGCCGTTGCAGGCCCGACAGGCCGGCCTTGTCCCCCGCCGCGACGGCGCCCTGCGAGGCCTCGACGATCTCCGCCGTCGCGTCGCCGACGGTGCCGAGGATCGCGCGCGCGAACGTGCGGGTCAGCGCGAGCGGCAGCTCGTCCGGGACGACACCGACGCCGGGCAGGGCGTCCAGCGCCGCCACGTCGTACCCGGCGTCGCCCGAGCGCACGACGATGGCCTCGACGAACGCCTGGGGACCTGCGGCCGCGACCTTCTGCGCGTACGCCTCGGGGTCCGTGCCGAGGGCACCCGCGAGGGCCCGTGCCGCGGCGTCGGTGTCGACCTGCGCGTCGGCGGCCTGCTGCTTGTCGACGCCGATGCGGGACACGGGGCGCTCCTCGACGAGCGGGACGTCGCCCTGGCCGAGCACGGCACCGCGCTCGGCGGTGCGCCGGGAGACGGTCAGGTGCTCACCCGCGGTGAGGTCGGGTGCGAGCAGCGGCAGCGCCCAGCGCGCGCGCCACGGCTGCTCGTCGTCCTCCTCGTCGCGCACCAGCTGCGCGGTCGCCGTGTACGTCCAGTCCTCGTCCGTCCACGGCACGTCCCACGTCACGGTCAGGGGCGCGGTCGCGCTCAGCTCGTCGTCGGCGAGCGTCACGTCCCCGACCTCGACGCTCGCGGTGGCCTCGCCCAGGCCGTCGACGACGTCCGCCCGGGTCGCGCTCAGCTCCTGCGCGGGCGGCGCGTCGGCCGCGAGCGGCACGGCGGTGAAGTCGCCGGTCACGAGTGCGGTGCCCAGCGCCTCGGCGGCCGGGCGCGCGTCGGGGGTGCCGGGGCTGCAGGCGGTCGGGACCACCGCGACCAGCGCGGCCAGCACACCGGCCGTCGCCCACCGTCGGGCGCCCGCCCGTGCCGTCGTTCGCGTACCCACCGTCGTGTCCTCCAGTCCTGTCCCCCCGCGTCCCCGTCGACCGGGACGCTGCGGGCGCGCACGACGTCGTGGCGCCACGAGGTGGGGACGAGCAGAGCCTGTCATCCTGGCCGGCTCCGGTGGAGGACTTCCGTCGCGATCTTCACCCGTCCTCCCCACTCGTGCACGCTCACCCGTGGCGGGTGGTCCGCACCGGGACCGGGCGATTCCGTCACTACCGGTTGCATTTGGACGCACGTCCGGGTGAACATGCCCCCATGGACGCTGGGGGACGGCCGCCGGGGACGCCACGCGTCGACCCGCCCGACACGGTCGGATGGCTCGACCCACACGACCGCGTGCAGGCCGCCGCGGTGCTCGCCGCGGCCCTCGCGGACGACCCGGGCTACGCGCATCTCTTCCCCGTGGCGGCGCGCCGTGAGCGCGAGCTCAGCGAGGTCTACCGGATGACCCTCGCCGACGGCCTGCGCCACGGCCGGGTCCTGGCCACCAAGCTCGGCGACGAGATCACGGGGGTCCTGGCGATGTACCCCCCGGGCACCTACCCCATGACGCTGCGGCGCTGGCTGCGGCAGACCGGGCGGCTCGCCCGCATCGCCGCCTGCACGCGGGAGCACAGCCGCGGCATCATCCGGTTCGGAGAGCTGACGTCGCGCGGCGTGCCGGCGGACAGCTGGTACGTCGAGGCCTTCGGCGTCCGGCCGGACCTGCAGCGCGCGGGGCGGGGCAGCGTGCTGCTGCGCCAGTTCCTCGCCCCCCTCGACCGGCTGGGCGCGCCGTCGTACCTCGAGACGACCAACGAGACCAACGTCGGTTACTACCAGCGTCGCGGCTACACCGAGGCTCACGACGTGGTCCCGCTGACACCGTCGGGTCCGCTCATCTACCCGATGTCCCGCCCCGCACGCCCCGCCGGCTGAGGTCGCGGGGCCGCTCGACGCGACCGCGCGGCGGCTCACGCAGGGGGTCCCTGCCGCACCCGCGCGCGCAGCGCCTCGGGGGTCGCGGTGGCGGGGTCCCACAGCGCGTCGATGAACCACGTCGCGCCGGCCTCGGCGAGCGCGGCGACACGCTCGCGGGCGGCACCGCGGTCGGCGGGCAGGGCGCCGTGCAGCACGACGTCGAAGGGGCCGGCGTCCGCGGGCCGGTGCTCCCGCACCCAGGCGACGAGCGCGGCGACGTCCCCCGGGTCGAACGGGTCCTCCGCGCGGTCGCCCCGGTGCTGCGGGACGACGCCGTCGTAGCGGACCGCACGACCCATCGAGCGCTCGGAGGGAAACGAGCCGACGACCCACAGGGGGATGCGCGTGCGCCCGTCGGGCCGCGTGACGGGCACCGGCCGCAGCTGGAGGCCGTCGACGCGCAGGTGGGTGCCCTCGACGTCGAACCGCTCGCCGCTGAAGGAGCGGTCGAGGACCGCCAGCGCGTCGTCGAGCCGCTCGGCCCGCTCCCGGAGCGTGGCCGCCTCGCCGCTGACGCCCGCGACCGCACGGTCCATGGGGACGCCGAGGCCCACGGGCAGCACGAGCCGACCCCCGGAGAGGTGGTCCACCGTCACCGCCTGCTTGGCGAACACCCACGGGCGCCTGCGCGGCAGCGCGAACACCAGCGCGCCCAGCGTGACGCGCTCGGTGCGCACGGCCGCGGCGGCGAGCACCGCCCACGGGTCCCACGCGTCCATGCCCTCGAGGTCCACGCCGTCCCACGTGAAGAACCCGTCCCAGCCGTGCTGCTCGGCGTCGACCGCCAGGTCGACCACCTCGCGCACCGTGCCGAAGCTGCCGACGAACCCGAGCCTCATCGCCGTCTCCCCTCGCGCGAACGCGACCCGGGACCGCACCGGTGCGTCGGTCGGACGCTACCGACGACCACCGACAACGGGTACCCTCTGGCCGGTCTGACGGCCCGCGGAGCAGCCGCGCGTCGTGCGTCGTGCCCCCCGACGCCGCTGGACGTCCGTCCGTGTGGTCCGCCGTGGGGGCGCGCCCTCGGTGGTGGGATCGCCCACGGACGCCTACCGTGGCGGGGATGCCGGGAACTGGACGCACGCCGCGAACGTGGTGAGCGTCGGCGCAGAGGGTGGAGAGGGGGCCGGGACATGACAGACGAGCACGAGTTCACGGCTCCCGGCAGCCACGACCGGGGCAGCTCCCCGGGCGGGCACGCACCGCTGTCGCCCGCGACGCTCCCCCCTGACGACGCGCTCACGCACGCGACGACCGACCGGGCGCTGCCCGCGACCCGACCCTCGGCCGCGTACGTCCCGGTGCGCCGCTGGGTGCTCGAGGAGGCCCACCAGCTGCGCGGGCTGCGCAGCGACCTGCGCGAGCAGCTGGCCGCCTCGGTCGTACCGTCCTCCGGCGGCGAGAGCTCGCGGGACGACGTCGTGCTCGTCACCTCGGAGCTGGCGACCAACGCCCTGGCGCACGGCCGCGCACCGGCCCAGGTCCAGCTGCTCCTCGACGGGCAGGACGTGCTCGTCGTGGTGTCGGACGGCGACGCGACGCACGCACCGTCCCTCGCGGCGGACCGCGAGCCGGGCGAGGGCGGGTTCGGCCTGCAGATCGCGCGCCGCCTGTCGTCCGACGTGGGCTGGTGGGCGGACGCCTCCGGCAAGCACGTGTGGGCGACGTTCGCCGCCCAGCCGGCCACCTGAGCGACGGCGCTACCCGGACGCACGGCGCGCGCACGACGCGATGCGGCGACAATCGGCGGATGACGACGAGCGACGGCGTGCTGCGGCTGCGCGGGACGACCCTGGGGGCGGGGCTGCCGCAGGTGTGCGTCCCGGTCCTGGCGCCGACCCCCCAGGCCGCGGCCGACGCCGCGCGCGCCCTGGCGGCCGGCGCCGCGGACGTCGTCGAGCTGCGCCTGGACCACCTGACGGGCTCGGCCCGCGACCCGGCGCTGGTGCGTGCCGCGGTCGCGGCCGTCCGCGCCGCGCTGCCCACGGACGTCCCGCTGCTCGCCACGTTCCGCTCCGCCCGCGAAGGGGGTGCGCAGCCCGCCGACGACGCCGCGTACGGCGCGGTCGTCGACGCGGTGACGGCCGGGGCCGCGGGCCCGGACGGCGCCGACGCCGTCGACGTCGAGCTCGCGATGCCGGGCGTGGCGGGCCTCGTGGCGCGCGCGCAGTCCGCGGGGCTCGCCGTCGTGGTGTCCCACCACGACTTCGCGGCCACGCCGTCGGCGGACGCGATCGTCGCGCTCCTGCGCCGTCAGCGTGACGTCGGGGCCGACGTCTGCAAGGTCGCGGTCATGCCGCGGGACCCCGACGACGTCCTCGCCCTGCTGACCGCGACGCGCGCGTTCACGCGGGACGCGGACCGGCCCGTCGTCACCGTCGCGATGGGTGCGCTCGGGGTGGTCACGCGCCTCGCGGGCGGGGTGTTCGGCTCCGCGATGACGTTCGGGAGCGTCGGGGCCGCGAGCGCGCCCGGCCAGGTGGACGCCGTGCGCCTGCGCGAGGTGCTCGCGCTGCTGCACGACGCCCCCCTGCCGCACGACGCCCCCTGACCGGCCGGGCGGGTCGGCTCACTCGCCGAGCATGCGGTAGAGCTCGCGGCGCAGCTCGTCGAGCTTCTCGACGGTCCGCTCGCGCTGCGCGGGCGTGCCCTCGGCACCGACCTGCCGCAGCACGCCGAAGAGCTTGCCGGCGGACCCGATGAGGTCGCCGTGCTCCTCCCAGCGCTGGGCGGCGGGCCCCCACGCGGCGGACAGCTCGTCCGGGTGGCTCTCGACGTACGCGCGTCCCTCGTCGGTGAGCGTGTACTCGGTGCGGGCGCTGCCCGCGTCGGTGGGGACGACGAGGCCCTCGTCCGTGAGCTGCTGGAGCGTCGGGTACACCGAGCCCGGGCTGGGGCGCCACAGGCCGCCGGTCTTCTCGCCGATGGCCTTGATGAGCCCGTAGCCGTTGGACGGCGCCTCGGCCAGGAGCTGCAGGATCGCGGCGCGGACGTCGCCCCGGCGGGCACGACCGCGGGCGCGGGCGCCGAAGGGGCCGCCGAACGGGCCACCGGGACCGGAGCCGCCAGGGCCGCCGAAGGGGCCTCCCGGGCCGAAGGGGCTGCCCGGGCCGCCGAAGCCGCGGCCGGGTCCGCGTCGTCCTCGGCCGTGGCCGCCGGGCTCGTCGTGCCACGGTCCACCGCGGGGGTCGCGGCCCTCGGTGGCGTCGTCACCGGGCCGGGCGCCGGGGCGGGGGCGGCGCCACTCGCGGTCGGGTCGTGAGATGGGGTCGAAGCTGCGCATGCGTTCCTCCAAGATCGTCAGCGATATATCGGAACGGTACGCCGACACATCGATGACGACAAGAGGGAGACGCCGTCCGGCGCCGGGCGGCGCGGACCACCCGGTCAGGACGGGGTGGTTGCGCCGGCGCCCGAGGCTGCGGCCTCGCCGCCGATCTCGGGGTGCAGGACGCCGAAGAACCGCGCGGGAACCGCACCCTGCGGCCGCAGCGACGGGTCCTCGTCGCGGCCCGCGAACGCGTCGGTCAGGGCGGCGAGGCGCGCGGCCAGGTCCTCGAGCTCGTCGGGCGTGGCCCAGAGCCGCTGCGTGGTGAGCACGGTCGTCCGGACACGGGCGGGGTCGGTGGCCCGCGGGTCGGCGAAGTGGTCGACGGCGCGCGCAGCCTCACGCTGGATCACCAGGGTCGCGACCGGCACGACGTCGTCGACGGACGTCGTGTCGGCCGGGTCCGGCTCGAGCCGCCGCGACCGGCGGGCCGCGCGCCAGGGCTTCTCGCGCCCGCGCGGCTCGGCGCGCTCGACGTAGCCGGCCTTCGCGAGGCTGCGCAGGTGGAACGAGCAGTTGGCGACCGTCTGGCCCGTGCGCTCGGCGACCTGGCTGGCCGTGGCCTCGCGCAGGTCGTCGAGCAGGTCGAGGATCTCGACCCGCAGCGGGTGCGCGAGCGCGCGCAGCACGGCGGGGTCGGAGGTCCGCAGCTCGGTGGTGGGCGTGGGGCCGGTCATGCGGATCTCCTGACGACGGCGGTCAGAGCACGCGGGCGCGCAGCTGGGCCTCGGCCAGGAGCCGGTCGCGGCGCAGCCGCTCGAGCTCGGCGGTGCGGTCCCACGGGGGGGTCCGGCGGGGCTCGCGGGTGGTACGGACAGGTCCTCGGGTGGTGCGGTGCATGGTGTCCTCCTCGGTCGGCACGCACAACACCGGACCCGCAACAACTATTTCGCAACGGTCATTGCGCAATGGCTGTCGCGGGTCCGACCGAGCGGATCAGGCCTCCGCGTCCCGCCGCCGGTCGACCTCGCGCGCCGCCGCGCGTGCCTTGTCCACGTCGCCGCGGCCCCCGGGGTCGCCTCGTCCGGGGTCGCTGTCGTCCTCGCGCGGGTCCGCCTCCCCCGGGTCGTGCAGCATGTGCGAGCGCACCAGCTCGTGCCGCTGGACGTAGGTGTTCGCCACCGCCTGGATCGTCGCCGCGATCGGCAGCGCCAGGAACGCCCCCAGTGCGCCGAACACCGCCCCGAACGCCAGCACGACGACGAACGACACGGCCGCGTTCATCTCCAGGGCGCGCGCCGAGACCTTGGGCGCGAGCCACAGGTTCTCGATCTGCTGGTACCCGAGGATGAACGCGAGGACCCCGAGCGCCTGCGGCGGGCCCTGCGACGTCAGCGCGACCGCGATGGGCAGCGCGCCGCCGATGTACGTGCCGATCGTCGGGACGAACTGCGAGACGACGCCCGTGAACAGGGCGAGCGGCAGCGAGTAGGGCGTCCCGAGGATCGCGAGGAAGGCGAACGTCGCGGCCGTCGCGATGGCCGCGAGCACGATGCGCGTGTTGATGAAGTCGGAGACCTTGACCTGCGTGACCTCCCACAGCCGCAGCACCTCCTGCTGCCGGCCCGGCGTCAGCCACCGGCAGATCGACGCGCGGAAGCGCGGGCCCGCGGCGAGCAGGTAGTAGGTGACGAGCAGGATCGTCAGGGCCGCGAAGACCCCGCCGAGGATCGTCGTGCCCACGAGCAGCGCGCCCGACGCGACCTCCGAGCCCCACTGCTCGGCACCCTGGCGCACCAGGTCGTCCACGGCCGGCACCTCGACCGCGAAGCGCTCCTCGACCATCTCCTGCGCGGACGTGTAGAGGTCCGGCACGTTCTTGACCAGCTGCACGAGCTGCTGGACGAACAGGTTCCCGAACAGCGCGAACACCACGATCGTGAGCAGCAGCCCGCCGAGCAGCGCCACGGCCGCCGCACCACCGCGCTTCCACCCGTGCCGCACGAGCCACACGACGATCGGCTCGAGGGCGAGCGCGATGAAGAACGCGATGAGCAGGTTGACGAGCAGCCCCTGCAGCGCCCCGAGCGCGTCCCACGCGAAGAGCCCGACGAAGACCGCGAGCACCGCCATGGCCAGGCCCTTGCCCCACCAGCGCGGCGGGCGGCGGGCGTCGTGCTGCACCGCGCGCGTGCCCTCGTCGCCGGGGGCGGCCGGTGCACCGAAGATCGGTGTCGCGCCGGACGACGCCTCGCCCTGCGGCGGCGTGGAGCGCGTGGTGGGAGCGGGCGTGCTGTCGGTCGTCACGGGCGTGTCCTCCGCGGTGGGCGTGCGTGGCGCGGGCGCGCGCGGTCACACCTTAGGGGTGACGGCCGCCGCGCGAGCCGCGCGCGCCGTCCGTCACCCGACCGGGGTTCAGCGCCGCGACGGCTCCTGCGGCTCGACGCGGTCCCAGCCGCGCCGCGGCGGACGGGTGCCGAGCCGCTCGGGCCGTGAGCGGTACACGACGTACGGCCGCCACAGGTACCCGACGGGCGCCGAGAACACGTGCACGAGCCGGGTGAACGGCCACAGCGCGAACAGCAGCATCGCGGCCATCCCGTGCAGCTGGAACCCGATCGGCGCGTCCGCCATGAGCTCCGGGTGCAGCTGCAGCAGGAAGATCCCGCGGAACCACACCGACACGCCCTCGCGGTAGTCGTAGTCGCCGCCCAGGTTGAGCACCGAGCCCGCGACGGTGTTCCACATGCCGAGGAAGATGACGACGGCCAGCACGAGGTACATGACCTTGTCCATGCGGGTCGTCGCCCGGAAGACGGGCCCCACCGTGCGGCGGCGGTAGATGAGCAGCACGAGGCCGACGACGGTGCAGAAGCCCGCGACCGACCCGATGGACACCGCGAGGACGTGGTACGCCTCGTCGCTCATGCCGATCGCGTCCGTCCAGGACTCCGGGATGCCCAGGCCCATGACGTGCCCGAGGAACACCGCGAGGATCCCGAAGTGGAACAGCGGGCTCGCCCAGCGCAGCAGCCGCCGCTCGTACAGCTGCGACGAGCGCGTCGTCCACCCGAACTTGTCGTACCGGTACCGCCACACGTGCCCCAGCACGAAGATCGCGAGGCACACGTACGGCACGACCACCCACAGCAGGACGTCCAGGGTCGTGGTCATCGGCGGGCTCCCGGGTCGGTGGTGGACGACGGCGGCGCGAACGGCTCGAGGCCGACCTCCTCGCCGGGTGGCCCCTCCGCGGCGAGGCGCGCGACGGCCTCGCGGTCGTCGCCGTCCAGCGGCGGGAGCGTCGCGCACACGGCCACGAGCGCGCCCGCCCACGGCGAGCCCGCGTCGAGCAGCGCGAGGCGCAGCAGCTCCAGGCCCGCACGGTGCGCGAGCAGCAGGCGCAGCCCGGACTCCTGGGCCGCGGCGTCCCCCGTGGACGCGAACTCCAGGACGACGGCGACGTGGTCGGGCAGCTCGTCGGACACGAGCTCGAAGCCCGCCGCGCGGTACGCCTGCTTGTACTCGACGAGCGCGACGCCCCGCTTGCGGGTGTCGCCGTAGGAGTAGTAGCTCAGGTACGGCGAGCGGCGCCGCGCGAGGTCGAACGTCGCGACGTACTCGGCCGCGAGGGCGCCGGCGGGCTGCGCGGCGAGGTGGTCGACGACCTGCGCGAGCGGCTCGCGCAGCCGGTCCGGCAGCGTCGCGAGCGCGGTGCGCAGCTCCGGCAGCATCGCGAGCAGCTCGGGGCTCGGGTAGTCGAGGACCATCGCGGCGATGCGGTGCGTCAGGGCGGTCTCGCGGGTCGCGGCGTGACGCGCGGCGGTCCGGCGTGCGAGGCGTCTCACGGCCGGCCCCCGTCGGGCGTCCCGGGCTCCGACGCCCCGTCGTCGGACCCACCGGGTGCCGGCGGCCCGTCGCCGCCCCGCGGTGCCGTCCCGGTGCCCGCCGGCCCCGACACGCTGCCGCCCGCCGGCAGCGGCTGGACCACGGCCGCCGCGTCGTCCTCCTCGGGCTCGCGCAGGTTCGCGCCGTCGGGGCCGGCCTTGGGCGGGAACATCCCCGCGGGGGCGCTCTTGCCGTCCCAGTTGAGCAGGTTCACGCGCGCCTTGCGGCTCTCGGGCTCGGCGACGGTGTCGGTCGTCTGGCGCTGCTGCAGCATGTGGAAGTTCTCGACGGCGATGGGGTCCTGCCCGCCCGAGCCCTCCCCGAACGGCCCGGAGCCACCCATGCCCGGCCCGCCGTCGTAGTCGAGGCTGCACTCGGTGGCGAGCTCCTCGAGCCCGTGGGCCTGCTCGGCGTGCGCCGCGGGGACGACGTACCGCTCGTCGTACTTCGCGAGCGCGAGCAGGCGGTACATCTCGTACATCGTCGCCTCGTCCATGCCGACCGACGCCGGGATGGCCGGGTCGCCGGAGCGGCCCATGTTGAGGTCGCGCATGTACGAGCGCATGGCCGCGAGGCGCTTGAGCACGGCCGTGACCGGCGCGGTGTCGCCCGCCGTGAACAGCTCGGCGAGGTACTCGACCGGGATCCGCAGCGTGTCGATCGCGGCGAACAGGTTCGAGGTGTCCTCGGAGTCGACGCCGGTCTCCTGGACCACGTCGACGACGGGCGACAGCGGCGGGATGTACCAGACCATCGGCATCGTGCGGTACTCGGGGTGCAGCGGCAGGGCGACCTCGTAGGTGCTGATGAGCGCCCGGATCGGCGAGCGCTGCGCAGCCTGCACCCAGTCGTGCGGGATCCCGGCGCGCTCGGCCTCGCGCTGGACCTGCGGGTCGTCGGGGTCGAGGAACACCTCGCGCTGCGCGGCGAGCAGGTCGTGCTCGTCGGTGACGGACGCCGCGGCGAGCACCTTGTCGGCGTCGTACAGGACGAGCCCGATGTAGCGCAGCCGCCCGACGCACGTCTCGGAGCAGACCGTCGGCAGGCCGACCTCGATGCGCGGGAAGCAGAACGTGCACTTCTCGGCCTTGCCGGTCTTGTGGTTGAAGTAGACCTTCTTGTACGGGCAGCCGGTCACGCACTTGCGCCAGCCGCGGCACGCGTCCTGGTCGACGAGCACGATGCCGTCCTCGGCGCGCTTGTAGATCGCGCCCGACGGGCACGACGCGGCGCACGACGGGTTGAGGCAGTGCTCGCAGATCCGCGGCAGGTAGAACATGAAGGTCTGCTCGAACTCGAGCCTCACCTTGTCCGAGACCTTCTGGAGCACGGGGTCCGCGGTCGTCAGCTCGGGTGCGCCGCCCAGGTCGTCGTCCCAGTTGGCGCTCCACCCGACCTGCACGTCCTTGCCGCTGAGCAGCGACCGCGGTCGTGCGACGGGCGTGTGCTCCTGCAGCGGCGCGTTGGTCAGGCTCTCGTAGTCGTACGTCCACGGTTCGTAGTACTCGTCGATGGACGGCTGCTTGGGGCTCGCGAAGATCGTCAGCAGGTTCCGCAGCCGGCCGCCGGCCTTGAGCTGCAGGCGGCCGCGCCTGTTCAGGGCCCAGCCGCCCTCCCACTTCTCCTGGTCCTCGTAGGTCCGCGGGTAGCCCTGGCCGGGGCGCGTCTCGACGTTGTTGAACCACACGTACTCGGTGCCCGTGCGGTTGGTCCACGCCTGCTTGCAGGTCACCGAGCACGTGTGGCACCCGATGCACTTGTCGAGGTTCATGACCATCGCCATCTGGGCCATCACCCTCATGTGGTCACGCTCCGCACCGCGCTCGTCCCGCGCTCCGTACGTCGCCGTTCCTTCATCCGTACTCCACCTCCTGCGACCGGCGACGGATCACCGTGACCTCGTCGCGCTGGTTGCCCGTGGGGCCCAGGTAGTTGAAGGCGTACGCGAGCTGCGCGTAGCCACCGATGAGGTGGCTGGGCTTGATGAGCAGCCTGGTCAGCGAGTTGTGGATGCCGCCGCGGCGCCCGGTCCGCTCGCTGAGCGGCACGTCGATCAGCCGGTCCTGCGCGTGGTACATGTACACGGTCCCCTCCGGCATGCGGTGGGAGACGATCGCGCGGGCGACCACCACGCCGTTGCGGTTGACGGCCTCGACCCAGTCGTTGTCGCGGATGCCGACCTTGGCCGCGTCGCGGTCGCTCA of Cellulomonas dongxiuzhuiae contains these proteins:
- a CDS encoding penicillin-binding transpeptidase domain-containing protein, encoding MGTRTTARAGARRWATAGVLAALVAVVPTACSPGTPDARPAAEALGTALVTGDFTAVPLAADAPPAQELSATRADVVDGLGEATASVEVGDVTLADDELSATAPLTVTWDVPWTDEDWTYTATAQLVRDEEDDEQPWRARWALPLLAPDLTAGEHLTVSRRTAERGAVLGQGDVPLVEERPVSRIGVDKQQAADAQVDTDAAARALAGALGTDPEAYAQKVAAAGPQAFVEAIVVRSGDAGYDVAALDALPGVGVVPDELPLALTRTFARAILGTVGDATAEIVEASQGAVAAGDKAGLSGLQRQYDAQLRGTPGVVVSAEAQETGAERVLLDVPPVAGEPLRTTLDPTLQQRAEQVLAGVAPASAVVALRPSTGEVLAAASGPGSEGLSTATVGQYAPGSTFKVVSALAYLRGGLTPDAAVSCLPSITVDGRTFQNFPGYPAAALGDVPFRTAFANSCNTAFIGARELAGDGALLGAARSLGLEPAVDLGFPAFLGTVPDDATSTAHAASVIGQGEVLASPLGMATVAASVGASRTVVPYLVTPAAGAGTDDAAATDEATDEATDAEDLPPASPLTAEEAAALQAMMRAVVTEGGAGFLSDVPGEPVLAKTGTAQFGQDADLRNHAWMIAVHGDLAVALFVGEGDYGSTTAGPLLEAFLVG
- a CDS encoding GNAT family N-acetyltransferase — its product is MDAGGRPPGTPRVDPPDTVGWLDPHDRVQAAAVLAAALADDPGYAHLFPVAARRERELSEVYRMTLADGLRHGRVLATKLGDEITGVLAMYPPGTYPMTLRRWLRQTGRLARIAACTREHSRGIIRFGELTSRGVPADSWYVEAFGVRPDLQRAGRGSVLLRQFLAPLDRLGAPSYLETTNETNVGYYQRRGYTEAHDVVPLTPSGPLIYPMSRPARPAG
- a CDS encoding LLM class flavin-dependent oxidoreductase, with product MRLGFVGSFGTVREVVDLAVDAEQHGWDGFFTWDGVDLEGMDAWDPWAVLAAAAVRTERVTLGALVFALPRRRPWVFAKQAVTVDHLSGGRLVLPVGLGVPMDRAVAGVSGEAATLRERAERLDDALAVLDRSFSGERFDVEGTHLRVDGLQLRPVPVTRPDGRTRIPLWVVGSFPSERSMGRAVRYDGVVPQHRGDRAEDPFDPGDVAALVAWVREHRPADAGPFDVVLHGALPADRGAARERVAALAEAGATWFIDALWDPATATPEALRARVRQGPPA
- a CDS encoding ATP-binding protein, with the protein product MTDEHEFTAPGSHDRGSSPGGHAPLSPATLPPDDALTHATTDRALPATRPSAAYVPVRRWVLEEAHQLRGLRSDLREQLAASVVPSSGGESSRDDVVLVTSELATNALAHGRAPAQVQLLLDGQDVLVVVSDGDATHAPSLAADREPGEGGFGLQIARRLSSDVGWWADASGKHVWATFAAQPAT
- the aroD gene encoding type I 3-dehydroquinate dehydratase — translated: MTTSDGVLRLRGTTLGAGLPQVCVPVLAPTPQAAADAARALAAGAADVVELRLDHLTGSARDPALVRAAVAAVRAALPTDVPLLATFRSAREGGAQPADDAAYGAVVDAVTAGAAGPDGADAVDVELAMPGVAGLVARAQSAGLAVVVSHHDFAATPSADAIVALLRRQRDVGADVCKVAVMPRDPDDVLALLTATRAFTRDADRPVVTVAMGALGVVTRLAGGVFGSAMTFGSVGAASAPGQVDAVRLREVLALLHDAPLPHDAP
- a CDS encoding PadR family transcriptional regulator, with the translated sequence MRSFDPISRPDREWRRPRPGARPGDDATEGRDPRGGPWHDEPGGHGRGRRGPGRGFGGPGSPFGPGGPFGGPGGSGPGGPFGGPFGARARGRARRGDVRAAILQLLAEAPSNGYGLIKAIGEKTGGLWRPSPGSVYPTLQQLTDEGLVVPTDAGSARTEYTLTDEGRAYVESHPDELSAAWGPAAQRWEEHGDLIGSAGKLFGVLRQVGAEGTPAQRERTVEKLDELRRELYRMLGE
- a CDS encoding winged helix-turn-helix domain-containing protein → MTGPTPTTELRTSDPAVLRALAHPLRVEILDLLDDLREATASQVAERTGQTVANCSFHLRSLAKAGYVERAEPRGREKPWRAARRSRRLEPDPADTTSVDDVVPVATLVIQREAARAVDHFADPRATDPARVRTTVLTTQRLWATPDELEDLAARLAALTDAFAGRDEDPSLRPQGAVPARFFGVLHPEIGGEAAASGAGATTPS
- a CDS encoding AI-2E family transporter → MTTDSTPAPTTRSTPPQGEASSGATPIFGAPAAPGDEGTRAVQHDARRPPRWWGKGLAMAVLAVFVGLFAWDALGALQGLLVNLLIAFFIALALEPIVVWLVRHGWKRGGAAAVALLGGLLLTIVVFALFGNLFVQQLVQLVKNVPDLYTSAQEMVEERFAVEVPAVDDLVRQGAEQWGSEVASGALLVGTTILGGVFAALTILLVTYYLLAAGPRFRASICRWLTPGRQQEVLRLWEVTQVKVSDFINTRIVLAAIATAATFAFLAILGTPYSLPLALFTGVVSQFVPTIGTYIGGALPIAVALTSQGPPQALGVLAFILGYQQIENLWLAPKVSARALEMNAAVSFVVVLAFGAVFGALGAFLALPIAATIQAVANTYVQRHELVRSHMLHDPGEADPREDDSDPGRGDPGGRGDVDKARAAAREVDRRRDAEA
- the narI gene encoding respiratory nitrate reductase subunit gamma; amino-acid sequence: MTTTLDVLLWVVVPYVCLAIFVLGHVWRYRYDKFGWTTRSSQLYERRLLRWASPLFHFGILAVFLGHVMGLGIPESWTDAIGMSDEAYHVLAVSIGSVAGFCTVVGLVLLIYRRRTVGPVFRATTRMDKVMYLVLAVVIFLGMWNTVAGSVLNLGGDYDYREGVSVWFRGIFLLQLHPELMADAPIGFQLHGMAAMLLFALWPFTRLVHVFSAPVGYLWRPYVVYRSRPERLGTRPPRRGWDRVEPQEPSRR